The window AGGGTGATGAAGACAACAAGGATTTCATTTTGCGATACGGAGCAGCGACAATATTGCCCAGCAACCAACGTTTGGAAGTAAGGATATCATTGAGCTGCTGCTGTGCCGCAGCGAGTTGGTTTTGTGCGGCCCTGAGAGCCGCCTCTTGATTTTGGCCTGTCTGGCCGTTGTTCATAGCAATATTATGAGCTGCAAAACGGGCGAAAAATTCTTCCAGTAGCTCTTCGAATTTTGCTTCAAAATGATCGTCAACCTGAGTAACTTCGTTGTGGTCGTCACCATCCTTTGTTGTTAATGAAGCGTCCCGATCAACATTTGGGGTTGTTAAATCGATATACTCTGCTGCCAGCTTACTGTTGTCATCATCATATAATTCCAGCACCTCTTTATAAAAGGCAGAATCAAACAGGGTATACCCCCTGGTTTTTCCAGTCGAGGAAGTTTGAAAAGACAAATTTTGCAGGACTTCCCGGAGCAGAGCAAGCATGGCTGGATCGAACTGCAAGGCAACAGCCTTTTGCATAAGACTCGCTGACTTTCTGGATAATTTTGTATTAGCTGTCCGATGATTTTTTTCAGGTTGGGCTAAGAGGTTATTGTCCAGGCCGACAAGGTTGACGAAATCAGTAATGACATCTCGTTGGGGAAGTTCATCAACATAACGAACAATAATATTTTCTTTGCCAAAGAAATCAGCCCAAAGAGCGAGATTCTTATGATAGAGAAGATAATTCTTTGTTTCCCCGAGTAATTCCTGGCGACTTGGTATGGAAAAACCATCCTTTACCTGTTGATTAAAAAAAGAGTCTATCCAATCATCCTGCCTGCGCAGGTAGACGACAATGGTGCAGTTGCTAAAATCCTTGAACAAGTCCTTGCATGAACGAATAAAGGTGGTCAGGTGCGCAAAATTTTCAGTACTTGGCGTATGATGCACTGGGCCAGCCTGCATTGCTGGGGAAGCCCAAAAAAACTCCGAACTGAGTATCACCTTCTGGCATTGTTGCTCCTGGCACTGTTTCAAGACATCGTTGATGTAGACGACAGGATCAAAGATATCAATGCTCTTGTTGAACAAAGCCCAGTCGAACAGCGGGACAACAATTGATTTCACCAAAGCCGTATGCTGTCTGACAGGATGCCCGCATTGAGGATAGAGAATCTGCTGGTCAGGTAACCTTTCACGGTTATGAGCCAGAAATCCCTGAAGAGCGGTGCTGCCGGTTTTCGGCATGCCAATATGCAGGATTAAGGAGGGGCCTGTTTGCTTAGCTACGTTAGTGTGTTCTCGACTCATAATGCATTGCCTTGAAAGGGGCTATAGTGCGGAGCGAGTTTCCTTGCTTTCAGTAGGTTCCTGGATGGGGAGAATCTCCAATGAGGAAAGTTTGTTATTAAATATACCATGAAGAGAGCGGCCCGGTGCCAGGGCTGTCAGTGAAACGATATTATGTGCCCAACATTGGATAACATGGCGGAGGGGATCACTCCCTTGGCCAATTCCTACAGTGACTGTGTACTTATCTGGGAAAATTTCGGGCCAGTAAAAGGTGTAGGTAATAACATTGTATCCAGCATCAAGATGCTGGGAAGGGGAGTCAAGACAGAGGGTGTTTTCCCCGAAAACAGCATTTCCCACCCTGTCCTTGACATTATAGCCGAAAATAATTTCATCTAAGGCAGAAGTCGCTTTAACCAATAACTCTATACTGATCAGATCCCCTTTTTTCACCACGTCAAGAGGGCCGCTGTTGCAGGTTACACGTAATCGTTCTATAACCGCCTCGCCTGCACCTGAACGCTTGTCCTCAGATACAGTAATCCAGTCTGAATTATCGTTTTCCGGCGATAAATTTTTTTTAATAAGCTCTGTTGGATGTTGCTCTTCAGGGGCTTGCTCGGGTTTGCACGCTTTGTTTCCACTGAAGTTTTGATTATGGAGTATCTTCGTGTAGTGACTAACACCCTCTACCGGAGGCCCGTCAAAGGCAATTCGGCCGTTTTCCAGGAGCAGAACGCGGTCACAGAGGTTCGCGATGGAGTGCATATCATGGCTGACCAGGACGATGGTGCAACCCTCCATCATTTTCTGCATATGGGTCATGCATTTTTGCTGAAAAAAGATATCACCAACAGAAAGTGCCTCATCAACAATCAGGATCTCTGGCTGCACACTGACCGCAGCGGCAAAGGCCAGACGGATGTACATACCACTGGAGTATGTTTTAACCGGGCGGTCAATGAATTCTCCGATATCTGCAAACTCAGCAATTCGTTGGAAGCGTTCATTTGTATCAGCTTCAGAAAAACCCTGGATTGCCGTATTCAGATAGACGTTTTCTCTGCCGGTAAATTCAGGATTAAAACCTGCACCCAGTTCAAGAAGAGCCGAAATTCGTCCATTGACATGCACGCTACCTGTTGTGGGTTGCTGAATGCCGGTGATGAGTTGAAGTAGCGATGATTTTCCGCTTCCGTTTCGACCAATAACACCAAGAGCTTGCCCTTTTTTTAGCTCAAAATTGATATTATTGAGAGCGCAAAACGGTGTATGGTATTTTTTACCAAATGGATGGAATATTTCCAGAAGTCTATGTGCCGGTTTT is drawn from Candidatus Electrothrix aestuarii and contains these coding sequences:
- a CDS encoding ABC transporter ATP-binding protein, translated to MYQKPAHRLLEIFHPFGKKYHTPFCALNNINFELKKGQALGVIGRNGSGKSSLLQLITGIQQPTTGSVHVNGRISALLELGAGFNPEFTGRENVYLNTAIQGFSEADTNERFQRIAEFADIGEFIDRPVKTYSSGMYIRLAFAAAVSVQPEILIVDEALSVGDIFFQQKCMTHMQKMMEGCTIVLVSHDMHSIANLCDRVLLLENGRIAFDGPPVEGVSHYTKILHNQNFSGNKACKPEQAPEEQHPTELIKKNLSPENDNSDWITVSEDKRSGAGEAVIERLRVTCNSGPLDVVKKGDLISIELLVKATSALDEIIFGYNVKDRVGNAVFGENTLCLDSPSQHLDAGYNVITYTFYWPEIFPDKYTVTVGIGQGSDPLRHVIQCWAHNIVSLTALAPGRSLHGIFNNKLSSLEILPIQEPTESKETRSAL